The genomic segment AGTGATCTTTTACCATTTTCAATGCAGCTGGAATAACGGTTTTATTATCGCCAGCAGTAATGGCACTTTGTTCTAAATCAATGTCTAAGCCGTCAAATCCGTATGTTTCTACTTGGCGAATAATTTCATTTGCGAACGCTTGCTCATCCCCTGCCTTTAATTCAACGTGGCCATCTGCACCACCAAGAGCTAATAAAACTGCACGGCCTTCTTTGTTTAAAGCTCCTACTTGCGCTCTGAAATCGCTATCACTTATTCCCACAGGTTTAAATGTCGGAATACGATTCACCCCGTCGCCCTTCATGAAAGAAACATCCACCACATTATATGCTTTTGGTGTATCTTTTAAAGCAATATCTGCGGAGGTACCTTGTTGATAGCCATCGTTCCCAGTTGATTTCCAGCTATGCCAATATCCTACTAACACTTGTTTATTAGAGATATCCGGCATAACAGATGCATCATCCGTTGCTGCCTGCGCTGTGCCCCCAAATGATCCAATTCCCGTTCCAACTAAAAGTAAAGATAAACCACCAAACATTATTTGTTTCCCATTCATCTACTTTTCCCCCTTACTTTTTTACTCCAAAAACTAACATTGGAGCTACTAGAAAATACCCAGCCTACTGAAAACAAAACTAGAAAAACAGCAAAAAAGCGAAATTGATATAGACCAATTTCGCTTTTAAATACATTTTCATTTACAAACACTGAGAAAAAAATAGCCCAAATTAAACTGTTTTATTTTTCAGTCGGCATGTTGCGGTTCCGGATTTGTCACTTCTTTTTCTTTACGATGTGGAATCATATTAAAGATGATATTAAGCGCAATTGCTGTCACACTTCCAGCTACAATGCCATTACTCGTAAATAGGCGAACAAAGTCAGGAAAGGCGTTAAATAAGTCAGGAACTACTGTAACTCCTAAACCTACGCCAACCGAACAAGCAATAATTAATAAGTTTTCCTGTGAGGTAAAATTAACTTTACCAAGCATCTTAATCCCTTGTGCTACAACCATACCGAACATCGCAACCATCGCTCCACCAAGTACTGGCGTTGGAATAATCGTTGTTATTGCTCCAATTTTTGGAATTAAGCCTAAGACAATTAAGAAACCTGCTGCTGCATAAATAACTTTGCGCGTTTTTATACCTGAAAGTTGAACTAAACCAACGTTTTGTGAATAAGCAGTATATGGGAATGTATTAAACACGCCACCTAGCATAATCGCCAGTCCTTCTGCTCGGTACCCACGAGTCAAATCCTTTTTAGTCAATTTTTGTTCCGTAATATCTGATAAGGCAAAGTAAACACCCGTAGATTCAACCATGCTGACAAGCGCAATCAAAATCATCGTAATAATTGCTGGCCATTCAAAAGTTGGCGCTCCAAAATAAAACGGTTTAGGCATATGAAACCAACTTGCTTCACTAACAGGGCCAAGGGAAATCCCCTTATATAGTGCTGCAAAAAGAGATCCGCCAACTAATCCGATTAAAACGGCAATTGCTTTAGAAAAACCTTGGCCAAAGCGATAAACTAAAATAATCAATAATAAAGTGCCAAATCCAAGACCAAGATTATACATCGAGCCAAAATCTTTGGCTCCTTGCCCACCAGCTAGGTTATTAATCGCTACAGGAATCAAGGTTAAACCAATTACTGTCACAACTGATCCAGTCACAACAGGTGGGAAAAACCGAACAACTTTAGAGAAAAATGGTGCTATTAATAATACAAAAAGTCCAGAAACAATAATCGAACCATAAATTGCTCCAATTCCCATGTCCTGCCCAATTAAAATAATCGGAGCAATCGCTTGAACCGCACAACCAAGTACAACTGGCAAACCAATTCCAAAGAAGCGATTAACCGTTAATTGTAAAAGTGTAGCAATCCCGCACATAAAAATATCAATCGAAACTAAGTAAGTCATTTCTTCTCCGTTAAAACCAAGTGCCCCACCAATGAGTAATGGCACAATAACTGCTCCTGCATACATAGCGAGAACATGTTGAAATCCTAAAGCTGCAATTTTCCCTTTACCTAACATTTACCTCTATTCCTCCTCTAAAAATAAGATTTCTTCGTTTTCAAGTGAGGCAATTCTTGCTAGTGAGTAAACGGGAATCCCTGTTTTATTTAATAAAGCTCGACCTTGTTGAAATGATTTTTCAATAACTATTCCAATTCCAGCCACTTTTGCACCTGCTAATTCTGCAATTTCAAGTAAACCTAGAGCGGCTTGTCCGTTAGCAAGGAAATCATCAATCACTAGAATCGTATCTTCGCCCGTTAAAAATTGTTTGGATACAGAAATATCATTGGATTCTTTTTTCGTGTATGAATAAACCGCGCTTGTATACAAATTATCTGTTAATGTGACTGATTTTTTCTTTCGTGCAAATACAACAGGAACCGAAAGCGCCAGACCAGCTAATACAGCAGGTGCGATACCCGATGATTCAATCGTAACTATTTTGGTAATTCCTAAGTCTTTGAAACGCTGAGCAAATTCATTTCCCATTTCTTGCATCAAACCAGGATCAATTTGGTGATTCAAAAAAGCATCCACTTTTAAGACATTTCCCGGTAAAACAGTCCCTTTTTCCTTAATAAATTCTTCCAATAATTTCAAAGCCATTCTCCTTTCAAAATAAAAAAACTGCTCCTCTAATTTTAGAGAAGCAGTATAGAAGCCACCAAAAATGCTTAGTGACTTCTTTATACAAACTACTCATAGTCCGGTTATTTACGGTAACCAGGTAGAAACTCGTTGCCCAATCGCAACTATTATATAAGTATTTCGGTTTTAAGTTATGTGGTTTATTATAGCTTTCTAGATTAACTAGGTCAAGCTAATTTTTTACTTGTCAAACTGGTAAACGTAAGCGTATCTTTTTTCTAGTAAATCTAGTAAGTAGGTTGGATTTAGTCCTTCGCCAGTTGTATCTGTCAAAATTTCTAGTGGTTGTTTTGTTTTACCAAATTGGTGAACGTGCGCAGTCAACCATTCTTTTAGTTCTGAGTAGTCATCACTTGCGATAATCGCATCAATATCCGAGATTTCTTTTTGCATTTGGTTGTAGAACTGTGCCGCATACATCAAACCTAGTGCGTACGATGGGAAATAACCAAAATCGCCACCAGCCCAGTGAATATCTTGCAAGACGCCATTTGTATCAGAATCTGGACGGATGCCTAAGTATTCCTCGTATTTATCGCCCCATGCTTTTGGTAAGTCTTTCACTTCTAAATCACCATTAATTAGCGCTTTTTCCAGCTCATAACGAATCATAATATGCAGTGGGTAAGTCAATGTGTCCGCTTCAATCCGAATAAGCGAGCTTTCCGAAATATTGACAGCACGGTAAAAGTCTTCTAACTTCACATTATCAAAGGCCGGTTTTGTAATCGTTTGGAAATCAGCATAATTACTTTTCCAAAAAGCTAAACTAGAACCAATGATAATTTCATAAAACAAGGATTGCGATTCATGAATTCCCATTGAAGCCCCATTTGCAAGTGGTGTTCCTACAAGCGCAGCGTCAAAATTTTGTTCATAAATTGCGTGTCCGCCTTCATGAATTGTGCCAAAAACGGCCATTTTGAAATCATTTTCGTTGTAACGTGTTGTAATCCGAACATCTCCAGTATTAAGACCTGTCGCAAAAGGATGTACAGTTTCATCTAACCGACCGGCTTCAAAGTCAAAGCCCATTTTATTTAAAATGCAAATGCTGAACTCTTTTTGTTTTGCTTCTGAGATTTTTGTATTTAAAATCGTTGCATCTGGATTAATACCTTTTGTGGCAATTTTTTCACGAATATTCATAATACCATCACGAACTTGTGCAAATACGGAATCAAGCACAGCTACCGTAACACCTGGCTCATATTGATCAAGTAACGTGTCATACTTGTTTTCGTCATATCCCCAGTATTCCACAAATTTGCGTTTCATTTCCAGAATTCTAGTCAAAAACGGTTCAAATGCAGCAAAATCATTTTGTTCCCGCGCGGTTGTCCAAGCTGTTTCCGCTTGAGCTACAAGTTTTGTATACTCAGCATATTCTTTACTTGGAATTTTTTTGTTTAAGTCATAATTTTTTTGACTCTCTTCTAAAGTTTTGCGAGTAATTTCTGGTAGATTTTCTTTATTTAGATTCAGTCCAGCAATAAATGCAGCCATTTCTTCTGATGTTTGCATATTGAAAATCTCTTCTGAAAGAACGCCAATAACATCTGAACGGCCTTCCATCCCTTTTGCAGGCGCTCCTGTTCGCAGGTCCCAGTATACTAATGCCAACGCTTCTTCCAGCGCCTCCATTTTTTTAATATATGCTAAAAATTCCTCTTCTAATGTTTCTACCAAATTAAACTCCTCCGTTTCAGTCTTCTTTTTTCACGCGTGGTTTTCTTGGTCCCCAATATTGATATAAATCTGTCCGCAAATAACCGTTGTATAATTTCCGTTTCTTCGTCGCTTTTTTGCCATAAACTTCTTCAAATAATTCATAAGAAGTGAGCACATAAACAGACCAAGTAGGCATTCTTTTGTAGACAATACCCATTTCACGGTAAAGTTGGCGCACTGCTTCTTCGTCTTCTAAACGTTCACCATACGGCGGATTCGCAACTACAACACCATATTCATCTTCGGTTTGAAAATCAGCTACTTGAAGTTGTCTAAAGGAAATCAAGTCACCAAGACCTGCTTCAACCGCATTTTGTTTGGCAATTTCGATTAGACGAGCATCAATATCGCCACCGATAATATTGAGTGGTTGATCATAATTCGCCAAGTCTTCCGCTTCTTGCCTTGCATCATCCCAAATTTGCTTCGGCATCCAGTCCCATGATTCCGATACAAATTCACGGTTAAAACCAGGTGCAATATTTTGACCAATTAAAGCTGCTTCAATCGGAATCGTTCCAGAACCACAAACAGGATCATAAAAAGGTCTATCAGGATGCCAGCTTGTAAGTAAAACAAGTGCTGCTGCCATCGTTTCTTTAATTGGTGCACTACCTTGCGCTAAACGATAGCCACGTTTATGTAATCCCGGGCCACTCGTATCAATTGTTAATGTAACTTCATCTTTTAAAATCGAAACTTCTAACTTAAAAAGTGCTCCCGTTTCCATTAAACGACCAGACCGGCGATATTTTTCACTCACGCGGTTAACAATCGCTTTTTTTACGATAGCTTGGCAGTCCGGAACACTATAAAGCGTTGACTTAACTGATTTACCAGCAACTGGAAACTGTGCGTCAAGTGGCAAATAATCTTCCCAAGGTAAAGCTTTTGTTTTTTCAAATAGCTCATCAAAGGTTGTCGCATTAAATACGCCAACAACAATTTTCACACGATCTGCAACACGAAGCCATAAGTTTGCTCTAGCAATTGCGGTTAAATCTCCTTCAAAATAAACTTTCCCATTTTCTACTTTCGGTTCATAACCTAGTCGTGCCACTTCTTTCCCAACAATTGCTTCTAAACCAGAAGCCGCGGTTGCCACCAACTGAAATGTTTTCATAGTGTCCCATCCTTTAATTAAATTTCTAATGAAAAAAGCTGTCTTAAAAGGAGGAGTCGATTGTTTTAATTAGGCATTCAACCAGGTCGAACACCACCTTAAAACTTGCGCTCCGGCCTTCTAAAACAGCCTTCAATGTTAAATTCATCCTGCAAATAACGCTCTGTAAGCCATGTTCTGTTCTTTACTATATACAGGGTAATAGTAAAGAGATAACCATCTATCTGCGCGAAAATAAATTCGCACCTCGTCCCTCGTTCTTGATTCCTCGGGAAAAGTGCCCCTACCATAAGTTTGAGTTTCTCGCTCGTGGGGTTTACCTCGTTCCACTTCCGAGCATTTCTGCCGGAACTTCGTCACTGTGGCACCTTCAAGGTTATAAGACCATATCTAAAAGACTTAGGTCATTCACCTGCCGTCAAACCGGAAAACCGGAATGCCCTGGCTTATTGTTTGACCAGGCACGATCACTACGGGCATCACAGCACCGTGCGAGCATGGACTTTCCTCTGCTTCCCTAAGAAAACAGCGATTATCCGAACGTTATTCATTTTTTCTTAACTTACTTATACTAGCATACCTATTCGTTATCGTCCAGCTTATTTCCAAAAACATGTTTTTCTAAATTAGAAAGACGTTTTAGAATATCAAAGTTGGTTGTTCCAGCTGGCTGAGTCGCTGCTTGGAACGCAGGTGCTGGTTGTGCAGTTGTTCTTACTGGTGCATTGTCTAATTCTTGTACTAAACGAATATTTTCAGCTTGAAGCGCTTCGATTTCCTGTGTAAATGTACTGTAATCTTTAATAACCATGTCTAAAAATTCATCGACATCTTCTGGATTATATCCGCGAAGCCCAGTTTTAAATTCTTTTTCCAAAATTTCTTTACCAGTTAAGTGATACTCAAATTGTTCCGAAGTCATATAACTCCACCTCTATCTCTATTCTTACATATTTTTGTTCTAATAATATACTTACTCTTATTTTTCCAAATCTCACACCATTTGTCAATCTATACGGGTGTTTTTTGCAAAATTACTGTTTCCTTCTATATTAAAAAGCTTGATTCATGTCATCAACGACATCTTGCAGGGCATAAAAATCAATACACTCTAAATAGTAAGCAGACTGTTCTTTTGCGATTTTTGCCCGTTCATAAAAAAATTTCGGCGAGCCTTCTTTTTCTAAATCATATACAAGTAAGGCCCCGTCTGTATTATCAATAATAAAACTATCTTTTGCAGCAAATTGAGCTGGGTTTTCATACGGACGTTTCGTAATAAAAGCATGATAATCAGCCGCAGCGAGGATTTCTTCTGCCCATAATTGATTGGCTTCATTCCAGTTAGTACTTTGCTTTTCAAACGGCTCGAGGACAGCAAGTTTTAGCGCGTACCCTTCTGCTTTAAGTTCCGCCACTACTTCCCCCGCCCAAAGTTCAATTCCGAGTTGTCCGGAAATAATTACCCATTCTAAACCATCTTCCACGAGTGAAATGAGATGACGCTTGATTGTTTCTTTAATGTAAATAGCTTCATCCGCATCCTTTTTAAAAATTCCTAATTCAAAATTTTTATATCCCGTTACTGCGATGGATTTCACATCAATTCCTCTTTTCTTTTTAAGAAATCTCTTACTCTAGTTAGTGTATACTTAGTGGATTCATAGTGATCAAGAAAGTGCTTATAAAAAGACTTTCCATTAAATGCACTAACTGCTGTCATTTGAATATTATCGGATGCTTGTCTGAGTTGAAGTTCCCCTAGATACGGTGGGCGTTCTTTGTTTACCCAAGGAATGGCTAACTCTAAAAAATCATCCGCTAGCTGTTTTGCTTCATCGACAAATGGTTTCATATCTTTATAAAAATCAAACGGTTTAGCTTCTTCACGGTTACTTAAATAAAGTTCCCAGTTTTTTTCATTTTGAAGAAGTAATTTTTCCGTGCGTTCCAAAAGTTCCATGCTATCACTCATTTCTTAACAATTTCACTCCCTTCCAGAATAGCACAGGAAGGAAAATCTTGCCTAAAATTAGATTATTAGCGATAATGTGGTAAAATAGACGAAGGTACGTTCTATTTTTAGGGCAATTTTTTGCTTAAATGAGCTATTCTGCATTTAATTGAGACTATCATTTTCATTTTTATTTGTTATAATAGATGATAGTCTAAAATTCAGAATAGAAATTTTCTGATAGAGGTGAAAAAAATGGCTATTGGCTACCCTAACGGCAAGAAATTCGCAACGAGTAATGAGAGTATTCCGCAAAAAAACGGAAAACAAATGTTACTTACGGCAAACGTGGTATGTCTTTAGAAGATGACTTAAATGATACAATCGCTTATTATTTAGCGCAAAACATGGCTGTCATCCATAAAAAACCTACCCCTGTCCAAATTGTCAGTGTGGACTACCCAAAAAGAAGTAGCGCAAAAATTAAGGAAGCCTACTTCAAAACGCCATCCACAACAGATTACAACGGTGTATACAAAGGAAAGTATATTGATTTCGAAGCAAAAGAAACGCAAAATACTACCTCTTTTCCACTAAGTAATTTTCATGATCACCAAATGACACATATGGCGAGTGTTTTAAAACAAGATGGCATCGTTTTTGTCATCATTGCCTTCCAAAAGCTCGGAGAAACTCACTTCATCCCATTTGAAAAGTTTTATCCGTTCTGGCAACGTATGCAAAGTGGCGGAAGAAAATCCGTTACTCTAGCAGAAATACAAGATGTATCAGACCAAATTCCTTATGGTCTAAATCCAAGGCTTGACTTTTTGAAAACAATCGAGAAAATATACTTCTAGTCAACCCTTTTTAAAGGAGAGAGATTTTTAATGGCAGATAAACCGCAGACAAGATCTCAGTATCGCAACAAACAAAACGGAAATTCTAAAAAGAATTCGCCTAAACGAGGAAAACGTGTTGCAGCAAATATTTTCAAAACTATTTTCTTCGCAGGGCTATTTTTAGCTTTCTTTGGTGTTGCGGCTGGTGCGACTATCTTTTACGATTACGCCAAAGATGCACCAAAACTGACCGACTCCAAGCTACGCGATCCACTTTCATCCAAGATACTTGATAAGGATGGGAAGGTTTTCGCAGAAGTTGGAACCGAACGGCGGGAATATATTGAATACAAAGACATACCGGATACACTGAAAGACGCAATTTTAACAACTGAAGATGCACGTTTTTATGAACATGACGGGATTGACCCAATTCGACTAGGCGGCGCAGTTATTGCCAACTTCAAAGACGGATTTGGCTCAGAAGGCGCAAGTACCCTTTCCCAACAAATCATCAAAATGTCCTATCTAGATTACACGAATAAAACGTTAGCAAGAAAAGCACAAGAAGCATGGTTGGCACTTCAATTAGAAGAAAAATACAGCAAAGATGAAATTCTAGAAATCTATGTCAATAAAGTTTATATGTCTGACCGTGTTCACGGCATGCAAACTGCTTCCGAACATTATTTTGGCAAAGATGTAAACGATATTACACTAGCGCAAACAGCCCTTCTTGCTGGTATGCCACAAAGTCCAAATAACTATAATCCTTACGACCACCCAGAAGCAGCCAAAAAACGTCGTGATCAAGTTTTGACTAACATGTACAATCACGACAAAATCACCAAAGAAGAAATGCAAGCAGCTCAAAAAACACCAATAAATACAGGTCTTCGTTCCCAAAAAGATCGCGAAGATAAAATTTATAAATACGATGCTTATGTAACACAAGTTTTAAGCGAAATTCCTAAAGAATATGATGTGTATCGTGATGGCTTAACAATTTATACAGCTCTTGATCGTGATGCCCAAGAATATACCGAAAAAATGCTTAATACAAACGAAATCGTTAACTTTACTGATAATGAAATGCAAGCTGGTATTGTTCTCCAAGATACCAAAACCGGACGTGTTCAAGCAATTGGTGGCGGACGAAATCAAACAGTTACTCGTGGTTATAACTATGCTACTCAAGTAAAACGTTCGGTCGGTTCTACCATGAAACCTATTGCCGATTATGGTCCAGCTTTTGAGTATTTAGACTGGTCAACTGCACACATTTTAGAAGACGAACCTTATACCTATTCTGGCGGAACACCTATTAATAACTGGGATCACGCTTACAAAGGTCCAATTTCTGTTCGTCAGGCACTTTATCAATCAAGAAATATTCCAGCACTAAAAACATTACAAGCTGTTGGACTAGACAAGTCAGAGGAATTTGTTAATAAACTCGGAATCACTTATGAGGAAGGCGAAAACGTAGAATCAAACGCAATTGGAGCAAACAGTTCCAACCCAATGCAAATGGCTGGTGCTTATGCTGCATTCGGAAATAAAGGTATCTATAATAAGCCACATACAGTGACCAAAATCGTCCTATCAGATGGACAAACCGAAATAGATACAGAACCAAAAAGCACAGTAGCTATGAAAGAATCTACTGCTTACATGGTTTCTGATATTCTTAAAGATGTTCTATCTATCGGTACAGGTACATCAGCAGCGGTTCCAGGTGTCCCTGCAGCTGGTAAAACAGGTACAACTAATATCCCACCAGAATTCACATCACAGTACTACTACCCTAGTGGAGCAGCTCGTGACTCATGGTTCGCAGGTTATACAACGAACTATTCTATCGCAGTATGGACTGGTTATGATGATAAGAAAAAATATGTTTCGGCAAGCGAACAAAAAATTGCCCAATACATGTTTAGTAAATTAATGGCACATGCTTCTGAAGGCAAAACAACAGCAGATTTCAAAATGCCAAGTAACCTTGTTTCTATTCCAATTCTAAAAGGTAGTAACCCAATCGCTCGTGCCGCATCTGGTACATCAAGCGACAAAGTAAGCTACGAATTATTCATCGCTGGCACCGCACCAACAAAAACTGCTTCTACTCCAGACGACGAGAAGAAGAAAAAAGAGGAAGCAGCAGCTAAGAAAAAAGCAGATGAAGATGCGAAGAAGCAATCAGAAGCTGATAAAAAGAAAAAAGATGAAGATGCCAAGAAGAAAGCAGAGGAAGAAGCTAAAGACAAAGATGTTTCTGCCCCAACTGGCTTAAAGGCAAGTTATGATGGCAATTCGAAGCAAATCAATGTTTCGTGGGCAGCAGTCGATGGTGCAACTTATGAAGTAACTGTGAATGGAACGACGACGACTGTCTCTTCCACTTCCGTTTCTGTAAGTGGTGGCAATCCAGGTGATACGATATCCATTAGTGTCATAGCCCAAAAAGATGGGAACAAGAGTCCTGCCGCATCGACCACTGTCAAAATACCTGCCGAAGAATCATCAGAATAGCACAAAAAAGTCTGAGTCAAAAGGGATTTGAATAATCCCTAATTGACTCAGACTTTTTCTTTATGTGATTAAAGGCTTATTTTTCGCTACTAAATAGGATTTTGCCATTGATCTTGCTTTAGTTTTTAAAAACAGGTTTACTTTTTTCAATCAACCACTTTTCTGCACTTGAAATAGTATGATCTTTATGATAAATAAACATTTGTCGGAGTTCCGAATACTTATCGGGTAAAGTTTCATAGACCTGAATATTATATTTTACTGCGATACTTTCTGGAATTATTCCAATCCCTAGTTCATTTTTGCAAATATCAAAAAGTGTTTCAACAATATTAATTTCCGAGATAGAAGTATTTTGGATATTTAAATCATTTATCAAGCTGGTGAGCGCTCTATAAGAATAACATTGCTTACTAAAAACGTATAAGCGCTCTTCCGTTAATATTTTTTGCAGTGGTATTCCTTTTGTTTTACCAATGAAAACTAATTTATCACGCGACAGCATCTCAGATATGATTTGCTTGTCTTGAAATAAATTTTCCTTTTCCAGTTCAGCCACATAAGCAATCGTTAGTTCTCTATTAACTATTTTATGTATTAATTCATTGGTAGTTGCACTGGCGATTGATAATTTTTTATTTGGAAACTGTGAATAGAAGTCTTTAATAATAGTATTAAATTGCATAGGAAAAGTGGACTGGGGAATACCAATCAAAATGCTTTCTTCTTTGTTACTGATAATAGCAGTGGTTTCCTCCCAGAGCAAAATCATCTTTTTGAATTGTTGATAGAGTTTCTTCCCATTTTGAGTTAGTTCAACGCCATTAGAGTGTCGAAAGAAGAGTTGGGTATCAAACTGTTTTTCTATATTTTTTATTTTATTAGACATATTAGATTGTAAATGCTGTAATTCACTTGCAGCAGCAGAAATACTTTTAAGTTCCGCAACTTTATTAAAAGCCCTCATATTCTCAATATCCATAACCTACTCCTTTTGATATCAAAATTAATGATACCTATATATGATTTATGCATTTCAAATGATATTAAAAATAGATTATACTTTACTTACCATTTAAATTCAAGAAATCTAGTAAGTACAAAAATCAAGATATACCTAAAATTCAGGAAAAATGTTTCTATACTAGTTTTACTAAGTGGTGGAAGTGAATTTAATTATTTTATTGATACAATTGGAGGAGAAATTATGAACACAACCATTCAACAATTATTTAAGCATGTTTCCGTTCGAGAATTTAAAAAAGAGCCCTTATCTGATGAGGTCAAACAAACTTTAGTAGCAGTGGCCAGAAGTGCTGCTACTTCTCATTTCGTTCAAGCATTTTCTATTTTAGAAATTACGGATCCAGAGTTACGGGAGAAATTAGCTGAGATTACGGATAGCGCTTCTTATGTCAAAGAAACAGGAACCTTTTATGTGTTTATTGGTGATTTATTTCGCCAATCTAAACTTTTACTTGCGAACAATCAATCCTTAGAGAGCTTAAGAAATATGGAGTCTTTATTAGTGGGAGTGGTGGATGCAACAATTGCAGCTCAAAATATGGTTGTTGCAGCAGAATCATTAGAACTAGGAACCTGCTATATTGGTGGAATACGAAATGATATCGCAAAAATTTCTGAGTTGTTAAATTTACCTCCATTTACGATACCGCTTTTCGGACTAACTATCGGGGTTCCAGTACACAAAAATCAAGTCAAACCACGTCTTTTACTTAAAAATCAAGTAAGCGAAAATCAATATCCCCATGAACAATTCGCAAATTTAAAAGACTATGAAGCGTTAACAAGAGAATATTATGCCTTACGTGAAAAAAATGAACAACAAACTTCTTGGTCTGATAAGAATATCGAATTTTTT from the Listeria seeligeri serovar 1/2b str. SLCC3954 genome contains:
- a CDS encoding penicillin-binding protein 1A, whose amino-acid sequence is MADKPQTRSQYRNKQNGNSKKNSPKRGKRVAANIFKTIFFAGLFLAFFGVAAGATIFYDYAKDAPKLTDSKLRDPLSSKILDKDGKVFAEVGTERREYIEYKDIPDTLKDAILTTEDARFYEHDGIDPIRLGGAVIANFKDGFGSEGASTLSQQIIKMSYLDYTNKTLARKAQEAWLALQLEEKYSKDEILEIYVNKVYMSDRVHGMQTASEHYFGKDVNDITLAQTALLAGMPQSPNNYNPYDHPEAAKKRRDQVLTNMYNHDKITKEEMQAAQKTPINTGLRSQKDREDKIYKYDAYVTQVLSEIPKEYDVYRDGLTIYTALDRDAQEYTEKMLNTNEIVNFTDNEMQAGIVLQDTKTGRVQAIGGGRNQTVTRGYNYATQVKRSVGSTMKPIADYGPAFEYLDWSTAHILEDEPYTYSGGTPINNWDHAYKGPISVRQALYQSRNIPALKTLQAVGLDKSEEFVNKLGITYEEGENVESNAIGANSSNPMQMAGAYAAFGNKGIYNKPHTVTKIVLSDGQTEIDTEPKSTVAMKESTAYMVSDILKDVLSIGTGTSAAVPGVPAAGKTGTTNIPPEFTSQYYYPSGAARDSWFAGYTTNYSIAVWTGYDDKKKYVSASEQKIAQYMFSKLMAHASEGKTTADFKMPSNLVSIPILKGSNPIARAASGTSSDKVSYELFIAGTAPTKTASTPDDEKKKKEEAAAKKKADEDAKKQSEADKKKKDEDAKKKAEEEAKDKDVSAPTGLKASYDGNSKQINVSWAAVDGATYEVTVNGTTTTVSSTSVSVSGGNPGDTISISVIAQKDGNKSPAASTTVKIPAEESSE
- a CDS encoding LysR family transcriptional regulator encodes the protein MDIENMRAFNKVAELKSISAAASELQHLQSNMSNKIKNIEKQFDTQLFFRHSNGVELTQNGKKLYQQFKKMILLWEETTAIISNKEESILIGIPQSTFPMQFNTIIKDFYSQFPNKKLSIASATTNELIHKIVNRELTIAYVAELEKENLFQDKQIISEMLSRDKLVFIGKTKGIPLQKILTEERLYVFSKQCYSYRALTSLINDLNIQNTSISEINIVETLFDICKNELGIGIIPESIAVKYNIQVYETLPDKYSELRQMFIYHKDHTISSAEKWLIEKSKPVFKN
- the nfsA gene encoding oxygen-insensitive NADPH nitroreductase, with amino-acid sequence MNTTIQQLFKHVSVREFKKEPLSDEVKQTLVAVARSAATSHFVQAFSILEITDPELREKLAEITDSASYVKETGTFYVFIGDLFRQSKLLLANNQSLESLRNMESLLVGVVDATIAAQNMVVAAESLELGTCYIGGIRNDIAKISELLNLPPFTIPLFGLTIGVPVHKNQVKPRLLLKNQVSENQYPHEQFANLKDYEALTREYYALREKNEQQTSWSDKNIEFFKEIRRPEIATFLKKQGFTLN